In one window of Aphidius gifuensis isolate YNYX2018 linkage group LG4, ASM1490517v1, whole genome shotgun sequence DNA:
- the LOC122855127 gene encoding NF-kappa-B inhibitor-interacting Ras-like protein, producing the protein MGKTSKVVVCGMKGVGKTALLEQLIYGNVTLKSEIHSTIEDIYVANIETDRGTKEKIRFYDTAGLEALQTNTNNQQLQRHYLGFADGYILVYDNAKPESLDVLLPLKKDIDKNKDKKEIILIVIGNKTLIDNDSLENTISKATNWCTREKIKHFEVNLMVRESLYDAFIYLSSKLNPVQNKSTFPQLSMGRKNIKTDAT; encoded by the exons atgggaAAAACAAGTAAAGTTGTAGTTTGTGGTATGAAAGGTGTTGGAAAAACAGCATTATTGGAACAACTTATTTATGGAAATGTCACATTGAAAAGT gAAATTCATTCAACAATTGAAGATATTTATGTTGCAAATATTGAGACTGATCGTGgtactaaagaaaaaataagattttATGATACAGCTGGTCTTGAAGCATtacaaacaaatacaaataatcaacaattacaACGTCATTATCTTGGTTTTGCTGATGGCTATATACTTGTTTATGATAATGCAAAACCTGAATCACTTGATGTTTTGTTACCACTCAAAAAAGatatcgataaaaataaagataaaaaagaaataatactCATTGTTATTGGTAATAAAACGTTAATTGATAATGACAGTCTTGAAAATACAATTAGTAAAGCAACGAATTGGTGtacaagagaaaaaattaaacattttgaaGTTAATTTAATGGTACGTGAAAGTTTATAtgatgcatttatttatttatcatcgaAATTAAATCCAGTACAAAATAAAAGTACATTTCCACAATTAAGTAtgggaagaaaaaatattaaaactgatGCAACAtga
- the LOC122855128 gene encoding centrosomal protein of 104 kDa → MPRKIGFNVVYATSEEERHSSLELNIHGPTVRGWQSAKKCGYPQELILRLHGPAKLNRIQVLAHQYLIPEKLEIWTTKEDNASVNTSFSYLGYITLSDNESTLYKSRELKSVALPETEVYSLKLRLHKPHENAHNNHEQVALIAVNIMGEPFIQDTSSQAEGSYNPHYTSPYDDLAFEMYVDREVAKIIRQMEAKKLQAAEAERFEYASKLKIAMEILRKAGERLGKYELEKKYAIALEDYDRAKAKKSQAQQYRKEVYDSLGVDDLLEINGPLDKNNISSVDENEETTDIDNIVINTPANEDILSTSKVMINRDSTCSPIATINHQQIISPLHQKSHTPEITESPPNGILERQNNRNTGSLRRKTKSAGPSLRSSYEAYEERTIPALRHSHTNEFTRECHIDGGGVDCIKINSKLNDREKKQAALPISVFGMDMVEKFYSKQFTDKEEGLMLLKKELTNFDVQVTKNTANKTARAAILLLHRALRDKVFSVYSLSAQLIRMFFSEFANDKVSSAEIARSVDRLLPELLTKSGDTTPRIHNMAVHTILSMADCKCVRDLHIIPVHLTRPVSSSTHQRLALSRLEMVEQLILNHGISTEKSSGLTCRTLSELGSSGLHHPAEAVRKVSERILVLVYKVNPRLVRKQLPPDDDITRRNLLYRQLFHEFDLIDLQRKKELEAVRKSTPTRSKSVDNNGPSVKFSSPSRSKSPIISTESSTSVTSPSDNSIDHKGDKHCIFCLSKDQSYSEEGLNIHYWRTCPMLTRCESCKQVVEISYYNSHILNECDRRNNYVKCDNCKQPVIEKILKEHMKDKICMKPIDGYECCPLCHKNFNQNKWREHLMGDEPCTNNSRIKLTKSPSKSQNIGGKLTSPTEKYF, encoded by the exons ATGCCAAGAAAAATTGGATTCAATGTTGTATACGCGACAA GTGAAGAAGAACGACACTCGTCACTTGAATTGAATATTCATGGACCAACTGTACGTGGTTGGCAAAGTGCTAAAAAATGTGGATATCCTCAGGAACTTATTCTTCGTTTACATGGACCAGCAAAACTTAACAGAATACAAGTTCTTGCTCATCAGTATCTCATTc CTGAAAAGCTGGAAATTTGGACAACGAAGGAGGACAATGCATCTGTTAATACATCATTTTCTTACTTGGGATATATAACATTATCTGATAATGAATCAACACTTTATAAAAGTAGAGAACTTAAAAGTGTTGCACTACCAGAAACAGAGGTTTATTCATTGAAACTTCGTTTGCATAAACCACATGAAAATGCTCATAATAATCATGAACaa GTTGCTTTAATTGCTGTGAATATTATGGGTGAGCCATTTATTCAAGACACATCTAGTCAAGCTGAGGGTTCATATAATCCTCACTACACATCACCATACGATGATCTTGCATTCGAAATGTATGTTGATCGTGAGGTTGCTAAAATTATAAGGCAAATGGAggctaaaaaattacaagcaGCTGAAG ctGAAAGATTTGAGTAtgcatcaaaattaaaaatagctaTGGAAATATTACGTAAAGCTGGTGAACGACTTGGTAAAtatgaattagaaaaaaaatatgcaattgCACTTGAAGATTATGATCGTGctaaagcaaaaaaatcacAAGCTCAACAGTATAGAAAAGAAGTATATGATAGTTTGggtgttgatgatttattagaaataaatggcccacttgataaaaataatatatcatctgttgatgaaaatgaagaaacaACAGACATAgataatattgtaataaatacACCAGCAAATGAAgatatattatcaacatcaaaagTAATGATTAATCGTGATAGTACATGTTCACCAATTGCTACaattaatcatcaacaaataatatctCCACTTCATCAAAAATCTCACACTCCAGAAATAACAGAAAGTCCACCAAATGGTATATTAGAAAGACAAAATAATCGTAATACTGGATCATtaagaagaaaaacaaaatcagcTGGACCATCACTACGTTCAAGTTATGAAGCATATGAAGAACGTACAATACCAGCACTACGTCATTCACAtacaaatgaatttacaagAGAATGCCAtattgatggtggtggtgttgattgtattaaaataaattcaaaattaaatgatcgtgaaaaaaaacaagcagcATTACCAATATCAGTATTTGGTATGGATAtggttgaaaaattttattcaaaacaatTTACTGATAAAGAAGAGGGTcttatgttattaaaaaaagaattaacaaattttgatGTACAAGTTACTAAAAATACTGCAAATAAAACAGCAAGAGCAGCGATATTATTACTTCATCGTGCATTGAGAGATAAAGTATTTAGTGTTTATAGTTTATCAGCCCAATTAATTAGAAtgtttttttctgaatttgcAAATGATAAAGTATCATCTGCTGAAATAGCACGTAGTGTTGATCGTTTACTTCctgaattattaacaaaatctGGTGATACAACACCGAGAATTCATAATATGGCTGTTCATACAATATTGAGTATGGCTGATTGTAAATGTGTTAGAGATCTTCATATTATTCCAGTTCATTTAACTCGACCAGTTAGTAGTAGTACACATCAAAGACTTGCTTTAAGTCGTTTGGAAATGGTTGAACAGCTTATTCTTAATCATGGTATTTCAACTGAAAAATCTAG TGGATTGACTTGTAGAACATTGTCAGAATTGGGATCATCAGGTCTTCATCATCCAGCTGAAGCTGTTAGAAAAGTATCTGAAAGAATATTGGTACTTGTTTATAAAGTTAATCCAAGATTAGTAAGAAAACAGCTTCCTCCTGATGATGATATTACAAGAAGAAATTTGTTGTATCGTCAATTGTTTCatgaatttgatttaattgatcttcag agAAAAAAAGAACTGGAAGCAGTAAGAAAATCAACACCAACAAGATCAAAATCAGTCGACAATAATGGTCCATcagttaaattttcatcaccTTCAAGATCAAAAAGTCCAATTATATCAACTGAAAGCTCAACAAGTGTAACATCACCATCAGATAATAGTATTGATCATAAAGGTGATAAACattgtatattttgtttatcaaaagaTCAATCATATTCAGAGGAAggtttaaatattcattactGGCGAACTTGTCCAATGTTAACAAGATGTGAATCTTGTAAACAAGTTGTTGAAATATCTTATTATAATTCTCATATTCTTAATGAATGTGATCGtagaaataattatgttaaatgTGATAATTGCAAACAAccagttattgaaaaaattttaaaagaacatATGAAAGATAAAATCTGCATGAAACCAATTGATGGATATGAATGTTGTCCACtttgtcataaaaattttaatcaaaacaaatgGAGAGAACATTTAATGGGTGATGAACCATGCACAAATAATTCAcgtattaaattaacaaaatcacCATCAAAATCACAAAATATTGGTGGTAAATTAACATCACCaactgaaaaatatttctag
- the LOC122855129 gene encoding tRNA (cytosine(34)-C(5))-methyltransferase produces MAKGRRNKGRKNPAKKRTDDQKDKNGWDSRGQSYVEIVRENKDFELYYKTQGIVSESDWDSFIKTMQEDLPAAFRITGSKSETKALLNIIKTNFFEKETDKKVETLGDDDNKDKDETSLEPEKVKPKCLPFYPDNLAWQLQLTRKDIRRSEENFRLHNFLITETNAGSISRQEVVSMIPPLVLDVKPSHKVLDMCAAPGSKTAQLIELIHADESIPHPEGFVIANDVDNNRCYMLVHQAKRLNSPNILITNHDSSIMPNFKVTNADGTKGILKFDRILADVPCTGDGTMRKNPDIWCKWNPAMGNNLHGIQFRIAKRGLEMLAIGGKMVYSTCSLNPIENEAVLHRILQEAGDSVRILDGRKYVPGLKCNPGVTHWLPGTKDMVFYKSWDEVPQQWHTQIRPNMFPPKPEDADKYNLDKCIRILPNHQDTGGFFVAILEKIKLLPWESSNDNKNTVNSKEVKETEKQDESKEEKVDENIDENNEKRKLDEQEKEEDTKNICPKKPRLEDSNTLSQGKKKRVLGFREDPFVFFKDENEDVFPSIKKFYDISDKLDPKCLLVRCREGKKKNIYFASPAIRDILLLNESNVKMINSGVKTFVRCDNKNMHCAFRLAQEGLHSVIPFIGESRKIKIDKEDLISLLENDNPREPPEITKLSEELQKRTVGIPSGSCILMYEDKNNDDSEPFKMQLVGWRGTMSLRAYIPSHDLVHYLRLLGADCSKYEKNKFEVSRNAIKEQEGNNEAEKNDKEDEEKNIDAEIITEKKTEKLDNMECEKMDETV; encoded by the exons ATGGCAAAAGGACGAAGAAATAAGGGTCGTAAAAATCCTGCAAAGAAACGTACTGATGATCAAAag gATAAAAATGGATGGGATAGCAGAGGTCAAAGCTACGTTGAAATTGTTCgtgaaaataaagattttgaattatattataaaactcAAGGTATTGTATCAGAATCAGACTGggattcatttataaaaacaatgcaAGAAGATTTACCAGCAGCATTTCGTATAACTGGATCAAAATCAGAGACAAAAGCACTtcttaatataattaaaactaatttttttgaaaaagaaacagacaaaaaagttgaaacattaggtgatgatgataataaagacAAAGATGAAACATCATTAGAGCCTGAAAAAGTAAAACCAAAATGTTTACCATTTTATCCAGATAATTTAGCTTGGCAATTACAATTAACACGTAAAGATATTCGTCGTTCAGAAGAAAATTTTCGtctccataattttttaataactgaaACAAATGCTGGAAGTATCAGTAGACAAGAAGTTGTAAGTATGATTCCACCATTGGTACTTGATGTTAAACCATCACATAAAGTATTAGATATGTGTGCTGCACCTGGATCAAAAACAGCTCAACTTATTGAACTTATTCATGCAGATGAAAGTATACCTCATCCTGAAGGTTTTGTTATTGCTAATGATGTAGATAATAATCGTTGTTACATGTTGGTACATCAAGCTAAACGTCTTAATAGTCCAAATATACTTATTACAAATCATGATTCATCAATTATGCCAAATTTTAAAGTAACAAATGCTGATGGTACAAAAGGTATTCTTAAATTTGATAGAATACTTGCTGATGTTCCTTGTACTGGTGATGGTACAATGAGAAAAAATCCAGATATTTGGTGTAAATGGAATCCAGCAATGGGTAATAATCTTCATGGTATACAATTTAGAATTGCTAAAAGAGGATTAGAAATGTTAGCTATTGGTGGAAAAATGGTTTATTCAACTTGTTCATTAAATCCAATTGAAAATGAAGCTGTACTTCATAGAATTCTTCAAGAAGCTGGTGATTCTGTAAGAATACTTGATGGTAGAAAATATGTACCAGGTTTAAAATGTAATCCTGGTGTAACACACTGGTTACCTGGTACCAAAGATAtggtattttataaaagttgGGATGAAGTACCACAACAATGGCATACACAAATTCGTCCAAATATGTTTCCACCAAAACCTGAAGATGCTGATAAATATAATCTTGATAAATGCATTAGAATATTACCAAATCATCAAGATACTGgtggtttttttgttgctatattagaaaaaataaaattattaccttGGGAAagttcaaatgataataaaaatactgttaATTCTAAGGAAGTTAAAGAAACAGAAAAACAAGATGAatcaaaagaagaaaaagttgatgaaaatattgatgaaaataatgaaaaacgtAAACTTGatgaacaagaaaaagaagaagatactaaaaatatttgtcctAAAAAACCAAGACTTGAAGATAGCAATACATTATcacaaggtaaaaaaaaacgtgtattAGGCTTTCGTGAAGAtccatttgtattttttaaagatgaaAATGAAGATGTATttccatcaataaaaaaattctacgaTATTTCTGATAAATTAGATCCAAAATGTTTACTTGTTAGATGTcgtgaaggaaaaaaaaaaaatatatactttgcATCACCAGCTATaagagatatattattattaaatgaaagtAATGTTAAAATGATTAACAGTGGTGTTAAAACATTTGTACgttgtgataataaaaatatgcatTGTGCATTTAGACTTGCACAAGAGGGTCTTCATAGTGTAATACCATTTATTGGtgaatcaagaaaaattaaaattgacaaagaAGATTTAATATCATTACTTGAAAATGATAATCCACGTGAGCCACcagaaataacaaaattaagtGAAGAATTACAAAAAAGAACAGTTGGTATACCATCTGGTAGTTGTATTCTTATGTATGAAGATAAAAACAATGATGATTCTGAACCTTTTAAAATGCAATTGGTTGGATGGAGAGGAACAATGTCATTAAGGGCATATATTCCTTCACATGATTTAGTTCATTATCTACGACTTCTTGGTGCTGATTGTTCAAAATATG agaaaaataaatttgaagtcAGTAGAAATGCTATCAAAGAACAAGAAGGAAATAATGAagctgaaaaaaatgataaagaagatgaagaaaaaaatattgatgctgaaattattacagaaaaaaagacagaaaaattagataatatgGAATGTGAAAAAATGGATGAaactgtttaa
- the LOC122853884 gene encoding uncharacterized protein LOC122853884 has translation MTEKITKRIHKCCVPECLGGERRFNLPNPDKDTERFIKWLKVIGNDKLLAKAPMSLLKNTTICEKHIEKKYVSGRTRSHTIPTLELNQQYCISDDLINQYISEHNLEQKIRENPIRNYGRSRLLMKLSTVQEASATILKNDCVHHIDESPRITTPENNATPPFIETGVIQEIIIDSANTSESKIINNIQISQPDVNEYAVNSQSWRNDVAGILPPGTISVKAYSRRSKRNLKKISRKFKLLRNFGVSRLSQLTRAERKWYLLCRELSRAVMKANKRCESAVEELEQIEHLSREFSWAQINQLPEKIKTFIFSKIKNASKNKYSRQWTFDEKLSFYAIKKHSAVAYRLLSRMFCVPSEKTLRKLDVDICLEAGHNLSLYKVIAEFAFSKGWKSLLCYLNFDETFITPDLEYDQSSGTIYGLVDDGHKRYQKAANHVMVFILKSVMGDWEFPVYYSFCLSTTTSNDIKSTYRAIVENATKVGLEIIGSVCNEGPTNIKAMSELSIETKRFRNTEGELDDELIITIDGRDIYHMYDIPQLMISIRNNLLNQNLKYKLEDNDEFGEASWDHLEQAFDMDKMNPEGRRELTKLTEYHVRPSLIPKMKVKYCTQVFSNSVGLKIYSLGSYEAVMRDDSNNVIMKMPREAKHTGNVLIFFNELFDSLQSRKVLTNSSNNTWNYFKENLKYNMRFVKKKPNEHELPPCLKHFPVTIEGFKNVKKCLKKKNIKHFNARLLNQDALENLFAQVKRIVCRDIRPSAKSFIHRYQLFAIRNFTSKPRFSNRQNDDGQDDLISISSFVDNLHAKNIPHQPENLEFPVSQAFKPRMNIHINIAKIFNKIRNKAVLFTRTCFVCEENIKKHILKSIHEMVSPFIFFFSNYYELKNFGKLLKHQFNKKESFYATWQLCNHFEDMKSFVFSIFIDSAIENYLKQIRLLIAAKRFKKSGYNLLELMS, from the exons ATgactgaaaaaattacaaaacgcATTCATAAATGTTGTGTTCCGGAATGTCTGGGAGGAGAAAGAAGATTTAATCTACCAAATCCAGACAAAGATACTGAAAGATTTATAAAATGGTTAAAAGTGATAGGAAACGATAAACTCCTTGCCAAAGCTCCTATGAGTTTGCTTAAAAATACAACGATATGTGAAAAACACATagagaaaaaatatgtaagtGGTCGCACGCGGTCTCACACAATTCCAACACttgaattaaatcaacaatact gtataTCTGATGATcttataaatcaatatatttcgGAGCATAATTTAGAACAAAAAATCCGTGAAAATCCCATCAGAAATTATGGAAGGTCAAGACTTCTTATGAAATTATCCACAGTGCAAGAAGCAAGTGCAACGATACTTAAAAATGATTGTGTACACCATATTGACGAGTCACCCAGAATTACCACTCCCGAAAATAATGCTACACCACCATTTATTGAAACAGGGGTTatacaagaaataataattgactcTGCAAACACATCTgagtcaaaaataataaataatatacaaatatcaCAGCCAGACGTAAATGAGTATGCTGTCAATTCACAATCATGGAGAAATGACGTCGCAGGTATACTACCACCAGGTACGATCAGTGTAAAGGCTTATTCTAGAAGAAGCAAGCgtaatttgaagaaaattagTCGAAAATTTAAGC TTCTTAGAAATTTTGGTGTTTCTCGATTATCTCAATTGACTCGTGCTGAACGAAAATGGTACTTATTATGTCGTGAATTATCACGAGCCGTCATGAAGGCTAATAAACGATGTGAAAGTGCAGTCGAGGAATTAGAGCAGATTGAGCATTTATCAAGAGAATTTTCATGGGCCCAGATTAATCAGCTTCCAGAGAAGATTAAAACCttcatattttcaaaaatcaaaaatgcGTCAAAGAATAAATACTCAAGACAATGGACTTTCGATGAAAAACTCTCTTTTTACGCTATAAAAAAACACAGTGCGGTTGCGTATCGTCTCTTGAGTAGAATGTTTTGTGTTCCCAGTGAAAAAACATTGCGTAAACTTGACGTTGACATTTGCTTAGAAGCAGGCCATAATCTATCACTCTACAAAGTGATAGCTGAATTTGCTTTTTCAAAAGGTTGGAAGAGTTTATTGTGTTATCTGAATTTTGATGAGACTTTTATAACTCCTGATCTGGAGTACGATCAATCAAGTGGGACCATTTATGGCTTGGTTGATGATGGCCATAAAAGATATCAAAAAGCCGCTAATCATGTTATGGTTTTTATACTGAAAAGTGTAATGGGAGATTGGGAATTTCCAGTATACTATTCATTCTGTCTATCAACCACAACTTCAAACGACATTAAGAGTACATATAGAGCCATTGTAGAAAATGCAACAAAAGTAGGCCTAGAAATAATTGGATCTGTTTGTAATGAAGGCCCTACAAATATAAAGGCTATGAGTGAACTTAGTATTGAAACAAAGAGATTTAGAAACACTGAAGGAGAGTTAGATGATGAACTCATAATTACTATTGATGGTCGTGATATTTATCACATGTACGATATTCCGCAACTCATGATCAGTattcgaaataatttattaaatcaaaatttaaaatacaaattagaGGACAATGATGAATTTGGTGAAGCTTCATGGGATCACTTAGAACAAGCATTTGATATGGATAAAATGAATCCGGAAGGCCGACGTGAACTGACCAAACTTACCGAGTACCACGTAAGACCAAGTCTCATTCCAAAAATGAAAGTAAAATATTGCACTCAAGTATTCAGCAATTCTGTAGGcctaaaaatttattccttGGGTTCTTACGAAGCTGTAATGAGAGATGACTCGAATAACGTCATAATGAAAATGCCTCGTGAAGCAAAGCATACTGGCaacgttttaattttttttaatgaacttTTTGATAGCCTTCAGTCTCGCAAGGTATTAACCAACAGCTCAAATAACACatggaattattttaaagaaaatctCAAATATAATATGCGTTTTGTAAAAAAGAAACCAAATGAACATGAACTGCCACCATGTCTTAAACATTTTCCTGTTACTATTGAAGgatttaaaaatgtcaaaaaatgtttgaaaaaaaaaaatattaagcaTTTCAACGCCCGGCTTTTAAATCAAGACGCGTTGGAAAATTTATTCGCACAAGTAAAACGAATAGTGTGCCGTGACATTCGACCATCAGCCAAAAGTTTTATTCATAGATATCAACTTTTTGCTATAAGAAATTTTACCAGTAAACCTCGTTTTTCAAATCGCCAAAATGATGATGGACAGGATGATCTCATAAGTATTAGCAGCTTCGTAGATAATTTGCATGCTAAAAATATACCTCATCAACCGGAAAATCTTGAATTCCCAGTTAGTCAGGCATTCAAACCTCGTATGAATATTCATATcaatattgcaaaaatattcaacaaaatacgAAATAAAGCTGTTCTTTTTACACGTACTTGCTTTGTATgtgaagaaaatataaaaaaacacatattAAAATCTATTCATGAAATGGTATcaccatttatattttttttctctaactattatgaattaaaaaactttggcAAATTACTCAaacatcaatttaataaaaaagaatcattTTATGCCACCTGGCAACTATGTAATCATTTTGAAGATATgaaatcttttgttttttcaatttttattgattcagcAATTGAAAACTATCTAAAACAAATTCGATTATTAATAGCTGCAAAGCGTTTTAAAAAGTCTGGATATAATTTGCTGGAATTAATGTCATAA
- the LOC122855130 gene encoding dolichol-phosphate mannosyltransferase subunit 1 produces MVEKSKTIDDKYSILLPTYNEVENLPIIVWLIVKYLEESDVPFEIIIIDDGSPDGTQDIAKKLQKLYGDDKILLKPREKKLGLGTAYIHGIKHATGNFIIIMDADLSHHPQAIPEMIKEQKKCDFDIVSGTRYSGGGGVYGWDFKRKLISRGANFLTQILLRPGVSDLTGSFRLYKKDVLQKLIDACVSKGYVFQMEMIVRARQFNYTIGEVPISFVDRVYGESKLGGSEIIQFAKGLLYLFATA; encoded by the exons ATggttgaaaaaagtaaaacaattgacgataaatattcaatacttTTGCCAACTTATAATGAGGTAGAAAATTTACCAATAATTGTTTGGcttattgttaaatatctCGAAGAATC tGATGTaccatttgaaataataataattgatgatggTTCACCAGATGGAACCCAAGATATTGCCAAAAAACTCCAAAAACTTTATGGAGatgacaaaatattattaaaacccagagaaaaaaaacttggtcTTGGTACAGCATACATTCATGGAATAAAACATGCAActggaaattttattattattatggatGCTGATTTATCACATCAT ccTCAAGCAATTCCAGAGATGATaaaggaacaaaaaaaatgtgattttGATATTGTATCAGGAACAAGATACagtggtggaggtggtgttTATGGCTGGGATTTTAAAAGGAAGCTTATCAGTCGTGgtgctaattttttaactcaaaTATTACTTAGACCAGGTGTCAGTGATCTCACTGGAAGTTTTag gcTCTACAAAAAAGATGTTTTACAAAAGTTAATTGATGCTTGTGTATCAAAAGGCTATGTATTTCAAATGGAAATGATTGTACGAGCTAGACAGTTCAATTATACAATTGGCGAAGTACCAATATCATTTGTCGATCGTGTTTATGGTGAATCAAAACTAGGTGGCTcagaaataatacaatttgcAAAAGGcctattatatttatttgcaacAGCCTaa
- the LOC122855131 gene encoding DNA primase small subunit, translated as MENLKDLLPIYYSRLFPFTEYYRWLSYGSDNLFSRREFSFTLDDDVYVRYQSFKNPKQLETEIKRLLPFKIDIGAIFNTTPNQNNRNCKAIERELVFDIDLTDYDEIRTCCSGADICNKCWKYMAVACKILDTALREDFDFNHILWVFSGRRGIHAWICDSSARLLDPASRVAVAEYLQLISGGQFMKKKVNLTDKIHHSVQRALNIISPRFIEIFVEEQDMFGTAERIDKFLGLLPDDTSRNELKLIFDQCTKNTDHWNEFVEYVSKQPQTNKKWKYRQLVEEVMLQYSYPRLDINVSKGINHLLKSPFCIHPKTGKVSIPINPKTIDKFDPLTTPTIHMLIDEVNAYDEKDKQVVLEGETIAVKKIKDYKKTSLNKSLHLFEEFLRSLQAARKVEKENQNATLDF; from the exons atggaaaactTGAAGGATTTGTTGccaatatattattcaagatTATTTCCGTTTACTGAATATTATCGTTGGCTCAGTTATGGAAGCG atAATTTATTCAGTAGAAGAGAATTTTCTTTTactcttgatgatgatgtttatGTACGTTACCAATCATTCAAAAATCCAAAACAACTTGAGactgaaataaaaagattattaccatttaaaattgatattggtgcaatatttaatacaacaccaaatcaaaataatagaaattgtAAAGCTATTGAACGTGAACTTGtatttgatattgatttaactGATTATGATGAAATTCGTACATGTTGTTCTGGTGCTGACATTTGTAACAAATGCTGGAAATACATGGCTGTTGCTTGCAAGATACTGGACACTGCTTTGagag aggattttgattttaatcatATTCTTTGGGTATTTTCTGGAAGAAGAGGTATTCATGCTTGGATATGTGATTCATCAGCACGTTTACTTGACCCAGCATCACgtgttgctgttgctgaatATCTTCAACTTATATCTGGTGGACaatttatgaagaaaaaagttaatttaactGATAAAATTCATCACTCTGTTCAGCGTGCTCTTAATATAATATCACCAcgatttattgaaatatttgttgaaGAACAAGACATGTTTGGAACTGCTGAAAgaattgacaaatttttagGATTATTACCTGATGATACATCAAGGAATGAactgaaattaatatttgatcaaTGTACTAAAAATACTGATCATTGGAATGAATTTGTTGAGTATGTCAGTAAACAACCacagacaaataaaaaatggaaatatcgTCAATTAGTTGAAGAAGTTATGCTACAATATTCATATCCAAGACTTGATATTAATGTATCAAAAGGAATAAACCATCTTTTAAAATCACCATTTTGTATACATCCTAAAACTGGAAAAGTTTCAATTCCAATAAAtccaaaaacaattgataaatttgatccACTTACAACACCAACAATTCACATGTTGATTGATGAAGTTAATGCATatgatgaaaaagataaacaaGTTGTATTGGAAGGTGAAACAATTGCTGTCAAGAAAAttaaagattataaaaaaacatctcttaataaatcattacaTTTATTTGAAGAATTTCTCAGAAGTTTGCAGGCAGCAAGaaaagttgaaaaagaaaatcaaaatgCTACTTTAGATTTTTAA